A genomic segment from Flavobacterium inviolabile encodes:
- a CDS encoding TolB-like translocation protein — protein sequence MKKNLLFISMLFLGISGHAQKLSEFNRINVEGFYTNPVVAPNGDYALLTGEHFKGLYLLDLKKNTVVKISDKDGSGYGYSWDKNGTVFYFKEKGEKEYFSQSRVMAYDVATKQLERKTNINHNFLPSFQGETTNIVVYTNLTTLKIEAKDLASDKSWVVTGDEGQFYNAILSNDGKKVAVHNGPDIFVYDLNGDGKGTKVGTGIATSWSADDKYLLGFLDESEDGHTVSNSEIYLFDTSAFRPKKITNTEVFTEMFPTFYGKNQIMFSDDKTGRIFTSQLKN from the coding sequence ATGAAAAAAAACCTACTTTTCATTTCGATGTTGTTTTTAGGCATCAGCGGCCATGCCCAGAAACTATCCGAATTCAATCGCATTAATGTTGAGGGATTTTACACCAATCCCGTAGTAGCTCCAAACGGAGACTATGCCTTGCTAACAGGCGAGCATTTTAAAGGGCTCTATCTTTTAGACCTGAAAAAAAACACTGTTGTCAAAATTTCCGATAAGGACGGCAGCGGTTATGGTTACAGCTGGGATAAGAACGGTACCGTTTTTTATTTCAAGGAAAAAGGAGAAAAAGAATATTTCTCACAATCCAGAGTTATGGCCTATGATGTTGCCACCAAACAACTGGAACGTAAAACAAACATCAATCACAACTTCCTGCCTTCGTTTCAGGGTGAAACAACAAACATAGTTGTTTACACCAACCTGACGACTTTAAAAATCGAAGCCAAAGATCTGGCCAGCGATAAAAGCTGGGTAGTTACCGGCGATGAAGGACAATTCTACAACGCTATTTTATCCAATGACGGTAAAAAAGTAGCGGTACACAACGGTCCGGACATTTTTGTTTACGACCTTAACGGAGACGGAAAAGGAACAAAAGTGGGCACCGGAATCGCAACTTCTTGGTCGGCAGACGACAAATACTTATTAGGCTTTTTAGACGAAAGTGAAGACGGGCATACGGTAAGCAACTCCGAGATATACCTTTTTGACACCAGCGCTTTCAGACCGAAAAAAATCACCAATACAGAAGTTTTTACCGAAATGTTCCCAACATTTTACGGCAAAAACCAGATAATGTTTTCGGATGATAAAACCGGTAGAATTTTCACTTCTCAACTAAAAAACTAA
- a CDS encoding N-acetylmuramoyl-L-alanine amidase, which produces MKKITALLFALVVTFMANAQIIVIDPGHGYGTSTSDNPDGRTATEIETSLEVGLRTRTLIQNSCTWTVYMTRTTNLNSWTSVTQRATMSNNWNADRLLSVHCNAGGGTGTETFYCTYDDTNTAPDIAFAQKIQADMVSYGSWTNRRCVEDNSFLAYHLGVLRYSSATGCLNEIGFVDSADATKLTSSTWRDSFASAYFNALKSNLNLTCSVTAPGAFTLTATPECNGTATRVRLNWTASANATSYDIYRNGALYASSITGTQYLNTAVTAGTAYTYYVKAKNASSSTNNSNGTLSATPPSCSTPGAFTVTATATCSGTTSAINVTWTASANATTYDIYRNGNLYAPDVTGTSFLNTYLITAGTTYTYSMVAKNSVGTISNSNGTRSVTATSCGAKMAGETAPNGFDSLNLYPNPSDGIINLSIENIAVKQLHLMLIDTNGRIVLENNLTPADNTVSEQIDIRNFAAGIYIVKITADNKEYIRKIIKK; this is translated from the coding sequence ATGAAAAAAATAACTGCACTCCTGTTTGCCTTAGTAGTGACCTTTATGGCAAACGCTCAGATAATCGTTATCGATCCGGGTCACGGATATGGCACCTCAACCAGTGACAATCCCGACGGAAGAACCGCAACCGAAATAGAAACTTCACTGGAAGTGGGTTTACGAACCCGTACCCTGATCCAGAACAGTTGTACGTGGACCGTATACATGACCCGAACCACAAACCTAAACAGCTGGACATCCGTTACCCAAAGAGCAACGATGTCCAATAACTGGAATGCTGACCGTTTATTGAGCGTTCACTGTAACGCCGGCGGTGGTACCGGAACCGAGACTTTCTATTGTACTTATGACGATACCAATACCGCTCCGGATATTGCTTTTGCACAAAAAATCCAGGCCGATATGGTTTCTTACGGTTCCTGGACAAACAGACGCTGCGTGGAAGACAATAGCTTCCTGGCCTATCATTTGGGTGTTTTACGCTATTCTTCCGCTACAGGATGCTTAAATGAGATCGGTTTTGTGGATTCTGCCGATGCTACAAAACTAACAAGCTCCACCTGGAGGGATTCTTTTGCGTCTGCCTACTTTAATGCTTTAAAATCCAACCTGAACCTGACCTGCAGCGTTACCGCTCCGGGCGCATTCACATTGACCGCTACACCGGAATGCAACGGAACAGCTACCCGCGTAAGACTGAACTGGACCGCTTCTGCCAATGCCACCAGCTACGATATTTACAGAAACGGTGCTCTATATGCCAGCAGCATTACAGGAACACAATACCTGAATACCGCCGTTACCGCCGGAACAGCCTATACCTACTATGTAAAAGCTAAAAATGCCAGCAGCAGTACCAATAATTCAAACGGAACCCTGTCGGCTACACCGCCATCCTGCAGTACTCCGGGAGCCTTTACGGTAACTGCAACAGCAACCTGCAGCGGTACTACCAGTGCCATTAACGTTACCTGGACCGCATCTGCCAATGCCACTACTTATGATATTTACAGAAACGGTAACCTGTATGCTCCGGATGTTACAGGAACATCATTCTTAAACACTTACCTGATCACTGCCGGTACTACCTATACGTATTCGATGGTTGCCAAAAACAGTGTGGGAACAATCAGTAATTCGAACGGTACCCGCAGCGTAACAGCAACCAGCTGTGGTGCGAAAATGGCTGGTGAAACAGCTCCGAACGGATTTGACAGCTTAAACTTATACCCTAACCCGTCAGACGGAATAATCAACCTTTCCATTGAAAATATAGCCGTAAAACAGCTTCATCTGATGCTGATCGATACCAACGGACGTATCGTATTAGAAAACAATCTGACACCGGCAGACAACACCGTATCCGAGCAGATTGACATTCGTAATTTTGCTGCGGGAATCTATATTGTCAAGATTACAGCAGACAATAAAGAATACATTCGTAAGATTATTAAGAAATAA